TCTGAAACCTTTTTCAAGCAACTTTCTGCTTGTTTTAATGCATCTCAATGAAAAGTAAGGTACATGTAGAAAATGACCATCCATATTTCTTGTTCATTTAATAAGAATGTTATAATAAAGATACTTCTATTTCATCTTTGGAGGTGTCTTATTATGCATTATGAAGTGAAGTGTACAAGCTGTAAAATATCATTCAAATTATACGAAGGTGAGGAACAATACAAACAATTGAAGGAACGTAAATCCCGCTTATTTTACTGTGAGGATTGCAAGCATAAAATACGCTTTGATGCCATTCGAAACTTCTTTAGCTCTTACTAGTGGAGGCAATTCATTTATGAAAGAACATTATTATACAATTGGTGAGGTTGCTAAGCTCTCTAACTTATCTGTACAGACCTTGCGCTACTATGACCAAATTGATTTATTTAAACCTGCTCATATCGATACCCATACCAATTATCGTTATTATAAAGATAATCAGATTTTTTACTTAGATATTATTAAGTCGCTTAAATATATTGGCATTTCCCTTGAGGATATAAAAAGGGCGCTTGGCTTAACTTCGGAAGAATTGCTCGTTTTTTTAGAACAGCAGGAGCAGCGTATTGAACAAAAAATCGCGCGCTTAAATGAAGTGAAGTACACTTTGCTTAAAACAAAAAAACAAATGCAAGAACAAATCGATATTCCAATTTTCGGAGATGTTTATGTTCAGGTAGAAGAGGAAATGCCTATTTTACAAGTTACTACTACTGAGTTAACACCTACATCTAGCACGAATACGTATTATGCAACACTTACGAAAATAATTGAACGTGAAGGAAGTGTCTTAAATAGTCGCTATGGTTGTATTTTTCCGCTAGCACGCTATACAGATGTTCATTCTATTATTTATGACGCTATCTTTACACCGCTTTTAACGGAACGAACATTTTCTAAGCTTTCTCCAAATATCAAGCAAACAATAAAGCCAGCCGGTAAATATGTATGTATTGCCTTTATCTATCATCCTGATACATACTTTTCATATTATGAAAAACTAAGAGCTTACGTAGAGGCACAACAAGAAGCCTATGAATCAATCGTCTATGAGCTTTATATGCCTGCTTCCTTCACCTTTGAGTATGAGAAGAAATTCATCGTTGAATTAAAGGTTAGACAAAAAATTAATTGTGTAAAAAATTTAGTGTGAGCACCTGCATAACAACTCCCTCCTACTACCACACTTACCCAAAGTGAAATTGAAAAAAAGTAAACAAATCTTTTGACCCTATAGTTACTATAGGGTTTATTGTATTACTCATGGAAATATTCTAGTAGACTTTGTTCTCATGTATTGTGAAAGATTAAAGGAGAAAAAATATGGATAAGAAACAAATTTTAACGTTAACAATTTTATTATCGAATCTATTCATTGCCTTTTTAGGCATTGGTTTAGTTATTCCAGTGCTACCTACTATTATGAATGAGTTACATATTTCAGGCTCAGTTGTAGGTTACATGGTGGCAGCCTTTGCCATTACGCAACTTATTGTCTCACCTATTGCCGGTAAGCTAGTGGATAATATAGGCCGTAAAGTAATGATTGTGGTAGGTCTTTTTATTTTTGGGCTTTCCGAGCTATTGTTTGGGATTGGTCGCACGATAGAAATTCTCTTTATCTCACGTATGCTAGGGGGCGTGAGTGCTGCCTTCATCATGCCAGCAGTAACAGCCTATATCGCTGACATTACTACATTATCACAGCGTTCAAAAGCACTAGGCTATATGAGTGCGGCTATAAGTACAGGCTTTATCATTGGTCCAGGAATTGGTGGATTTTTAGCTGAGTTCGGTACGCGTATACCGTTTTATGCTGCTGGTATACTTGGTTTTGTAGCGGCAATTCTGTCATTGATTTTGTTAAAAGAACCGACACGTTCTTTAGACGACCAAGAAGCTGCACCATCTATTTTAGGCAGTGTAAGACGAGTAATTAGTCCGCTGTATTTCATACCATTTGTGCTAATTTTCGTGCTTTCCTTTGGTCTAGCGGCATTTGAATCGCTCTTTAGTTTATTTGTAGATCATAAATTTTCATTTACACCTTCAGATATCGCAATTATCATTACTGGGAGCGGGATAGTTGGTGCCCTTGCACAACTATTATTATTCGATTGGCTGACGAAAAAAATGGGTGAAATTAATGTTATTCGTTATTCACTCATCCTCTCTGCTGCTCTTACTTTTGCGATGACCGTTGTAAGTCATTATTTTGCAATCTTATTTGTAACATTCTTCATTTTCGTAGGCTTTGATTTAATACGTCCTGCCGCTACCTCTTATTTATCCAAAATTGCCGGAAACGAGCAAGGTTTTGTGGGTGGTATGAACTCCATGTTCACAAGCCTTGGAAATATATTTGGACCCATTTTAGGTGGCATCTTGTTTGATATTAATTTAAACTACCCCTACTATTTTGCAACAATCGTATTAACCCTTGGCGTTATCCTTGCTTTATTTTGGAGAAAGCCAAAGCATATTGAGCTATAATGTATTGCTAAAACATTTCCTATTTAAAAGAAAAGGGCTGCCACTCTCGGCAACCCTTTTTTGCTATTCGTGTACAGCAACCTCTTCTTTTTCAAAGTGAATGCCAGTAATGTGTACATTCACCTCTGCTGTTTCAAGTGCAGTCATATTAAAAATTGCCTGACGAATTTGACTTTGTACTTCCTTTGCTACCTTTGGAATAGCATGGCCATATTTCACAGAACAAAATACATCAATGGCAATTTCACCTGTTTCCGTCACACCCGATTTAATGCCTTTATTGTGCACTTTTTTACCGAAGCGCTCAACAACACCCGTTGCAATATTACCACGAGTTGAAGCAATGCCTTCAACCTCATTTACTGCGATTCCAGCCACAACTTCGATTACTTCCGCTGCTACTTCAATTTTCCCAAGTTCTTCTTTTCCAGAAGGTGTTGGTTGTACGAAAGATTGTCCTACTTTCTCAGCCATACAAATATCATCCTTTCCCTAACACATCACAAACCAATGCTGTTCTTACGCTTATTATACTATAAAAAGGAAGGTTTGGCTGTCGAAAGCCGCTTTAGCCGATAAATTAAAAATGTTGGGCGATAAAACTTAATTTTTTTCGATAACTATAAAAATTCTATCGATAACATCAAATTACTTCTCTATAAAATAAAAAGAAAGACATCTTTGAGTATTTCTTCACTTTAAAAGTAGGAAGTCTATAAATGCAGACGGAAAAACCACCTAAATACCAATCCCTAATAATGAAGAATTTTAACTAATAAAGATTTTTTTAGGTAGGATGTTATATCGAAGAGGCTCACCTCATATAGTGGTTTGGTGAAAGCTTTGCTATCACAATTAAGTATAGGGGGAAGTACAGTGGAAAATGAACAAAATAGGTTATTGACAGCAACAGATTTACAAGATGGGGACAATACTCAAAGCTTTGCAGACAAGCTATATGAACAGATTACTTCCGTTATTGGTGGCAGTAATGCAAATCAATTTTTTTGTATGAGCCTTCCCGGGACGTTAATTAGTGCCTCGCAGTATGCCTATGACATTGACAATAACGAGCCGAAGCCTGCCTTTGTTAGAGCCAATGAATCAAAGCTTGTCAATAAATTATTTGATGCCTGTCAGATGACAGCCTCTGATAATGGGCGTCACTTATCAACCCAGTATAAAACCGCACTGGATATGCTTACGCCTAAATTAAATAGTAAGCTTTTTGAGGCAAAAAACAAACTGCGAGAAGTACTAATGACGCCATATCCTTATAATTTTGGTGATGGCAAGCAGGATGTACTTACGCTTGAACAAGTATTCTACCGATTGTATAGCGATTATGTAGAGGCAAAGCAAGCATGGGCTGAAAAGCAGGTGGCAAAGAAAAATGAGCTTGCGAAAAAGTACCCAGAGCAGACAGCCGAAGATTACAAGCAACGTAATAATGAATTTTTAGATTGGTATGAAATAACAGCAGAGGCAGAAGTACTTGGAGTAGAGGAAAAACTCGGTAAAGTATTGAGTGTCTTTTCCCCAGGTGATATGGAAATTATTAATGGTATTTTAGATAGTGGTGTAGGGCGTGAGATTGCTGAGGCTCGTTCTACAATTGCCAATGTAGGAAAGATGAATCCTGATGGTGGACATGTTTATCCTGTACAGCTTTATCCAGAGAATTGGTTTACATTATTGAATACCTCCTTTACATCTGTTGACTTACTTGAAAGTCCTGCAGCATTAGCACAGCAGTTGGCCCTATTAGTAGCTCAACGTAGCAATATTACAAGTAATATTAACTCATTTTTAGCAATTATCCCAGATGAAACAGAGGTACAAGCATTAAAAGAGGCTTATGAAAAAAGTGATACAGCGTTTAAAGCGTCTCTTGAAGCATTGCAGAAAACGTATGCTAATACAACACTTGATATGTTAAAAACATTGGTCGATATAATGGCTTCCCAAGGATTACAGGAAGTCACAACCGTCTTACCTTCAACAGTTATGCGCATTTTTGGCGTTGAAAATGACAAAGTAAAAGATCTGCTTGACAAACTTAGTGCTAACTTTAAGGACTGTTTAACTGCACAAAATGATTTAATTGACAAGGCACAAAAGGCAACAAGCGCTGCGATGCAATATTTCGAAAAGAACAATAAGCTTCAATTCAAATCCATGCTTTCTCCATTACAGCAGCAGCTTGACAATACAAATCAAGATATTGAGGCATTAAAAGAGAAAATAAGACTTGCCACTGTTTTACAATCTTCCAAGGAGGCCAATAAGCAAGAGGATGAAAATGAAGTTGCACCAAATCATGTACCAGAAAACTTTACACAAATTATTCTCACATCAAGCTTAAAAGAAGCGAATCAAGCTTCCTCTTCCTATGCTTCAGCCTCTTCCTCTAACTACGGTGTATCCTTTTTCTTTGGAGGCTATTCCAGTAGCTCTAGTCATAAGGAAGCAATCAGTAATGCATTCGCTAGTAGCTCAGAGATGTCGATCCAAATTGGCCTATCTGTGGCAAAGGTACAAATTGGACGAGAATGGTTTAATCCTGGAGTCTTTTTATTGACAGAGGATATGTATAATACATCAAGCAAATCCATTGCGCCATCGAAAGATTATCAAGATTTTTCAAAGGATCGCTTTAAGGAAATGAATCAATGTGTTTTCCCATGCTTCCCTACGGCATTTGTTATTGCGCGAGATGTCACTATTAAATTTACTTCTGCAACCGCAATATCAAATTCATTTGCACAAAGTGTTGAGGATCATTCAGCAAGTGGCGGAGGCTTCTTTATTTTCGGTGGAAGCAGGTCTTCTTCCTCATCCTCAGCCCAAAGTAATTCCAGTGTGCAATCCTCTGCTAATAGCGTAACGGTGCGCTTTACGAACCCACAAATTTTAGGCTATTATCTTGAAGCAACACCAGCAGATAAAAGTGTCAGCATTAACAATACAGAGGCAAGCAGTAATACTGATTTCATCTCTATTTTTGAGTTCGTCACGAAATTCCAAGAAATGTTAGATGATTACAATAAAAAATATAATAAACAGACTTTAAACTTATAGGAGGAATGAGAATGTTTGCTAATATGCCAACGACAGTAGATGGTGCTAAATTGCAATTAACACAGGAGCAGGAAGCGAAATTCCGAGTAGTTTATCGTAAAACACAGGATGAGCAAGGAGCTTATTTTGCTGATTTATGGAACCCAGAGATCGACTATACAGATGAATTTATCATTGTCCCTTTAAGATCGGTATATGATGGTGTAACAGATCCTCTTGCTATCGGCACAAAGTTTGCTAATGTGGAGGGTAGTACAGATGATCCGAAGCATGGAGAGAAATCTTGGATTCAATTGCTGCTAAAGTATTTGCCAGCAGGTGATGTGGATTCTTGCTGTGCGGAGCATAATAAAATTTATGTAGGAGATTCACAAGATGAAAGTGATGATAAAACAAAGAAATTTTCCTGTGGTGGCACATTAGTAGGCGGTCATGTGATTTTACAAGCAACCAACTCAAGTACAGTTGATGAAGGTAGTAATGTACACCTATTACCGATTTGTAATTCGCATAATACATTTCGCTATTCAGGTAGGACTGGTGCAGGCTACTATATGAAATTAGCGCGCCAAATGAAAGCAGTAAAATTAAAATCGTATTTTCAACTATCTGCATTAGTAGAGGAATAATCATAATGTTTGGATACGGCTGATACAAAGGCGTATCCAATAATAAAAAGTGAATTATAACATAAAAGACCTCCTAGCTACTAAAGGTTAGGAGGTTTGACAGTTAAGAATGCTAACTTACTTTTTTTCTGCTACAACCAATACTGTATTTTTTTCAAGGAACTTATATTACTTAATTTCCAATGCATTAACCTTACAAATAGAGCCATCTCAGAACGCTATTGGATACTCCCCTCTCCTCCCTTCCATAATTGACAGTCGCCAAAGGAATCGAAGAAATTCTCATAATAAAATGGAATGCGACATGTTCCCTTCCTACTATATTTTTTGTTTTGCACTTCTACTTTTAATCTACATTTTTATGAAATTAGCCATTACCCCTCTTTTCCTTTTTTCCAAAAACCAAAAGACTACTGTCAACATTAATAAAAATACAGGAATCAAACCAATATACTTCCAAGCATTGTTTGCTCCAAAAAAATAATAGGAGGCAACTGGCATCGATGAAATTGTACTTATAAGCATATAAACCCACGAAAGCTTAACTACTCCTAGAACGAAGGCAAAAATTACGATAACAAAGGAAACGCTCCAAAGTATTAGCATTCACATCCTCCTTTCACTATTTAACGTAAGCTAAATGGAAAAAA
This genomic stretch from Lysinibacillus pakistanensis harbors:
- a CDS encoding MFS transporter, translating into MDKKQILTLTILLSNLFIAFLGIGLVIPVLPTIMNELHISGSVVGYMVAAFAITQLIVSPIAGKLVDNIGRKVMIVVGLFIFGLSELLFGIGRTIEILFISRMLGGVSAAFIMPAVTAYIADITTLSQRSKALGYMSAAISTGFIIGPGIGGFLAEFGTRIPFYAAGILGFVAAILSLILLKEPTRSLDDQEAAPSILGSVRRVISPLYFIPFVLIFVLSFGLAAFESLFSLFVDHKFSFTPSDIAIIITGSGIVGALAQLLLFDWLTKKMGEINVIRYSLILSAALTFAMTVVSHYFAILFVTFFIFVGFDLIRPAATSYLSKIAGNEQGFVGGMNSMFTSLGNIFGPILGGILFDINLNYPYYFATIVLTLGVILALFWRKPKHIEL
- a CDS encoding DUF2197 domain-containing protein translates to MHYEVKCTSCKISFKLYEGEEQYKQLKERKSRLFYCEDCKHKIRFDAIRNFFSSY
- a CDS encoding MerR family transcriptional regulator — translated: MKEHYYTIGEVAKLSNLSVQTLRYYDQIDLFKPAHIDTHTNYRYYKDNQIFYLDIIKSLKYIGISLEDIKRALGLTSEELLVFLEQQEQRIEQKIARLNEVKYTLLKTKKQMQEQIDIPIFGDVYVQVEEEMPILQVTTTELTPTSSTNTYYATLTKIIEREGSVLNSRYGCIFPLARYTDVHSIIYDAIFTPLLTERTFSKLSPNIKQTIKPAGKYVCIAFIYHPDTYFSYYEKLRAYVEAQQEAYESIVYELYMPASFTFEYEKKFIVELKVRQKINCVKNLV
- a CDS encoding Asp23/Gls24 family envelope stress response protein produces the protein MAEKVGQSFVQPTPSGKEELGKIEVAAEVIEVVAGIAVNEVEGIASTRGNIATGVVERFGKKVHNKGIKSGVTETGEIAIDVFCSVKYGHAIPKVAKEVQSQIRQAIFNMTALETAEVNVHITGIHFEKEEVAVHE